The Spirochaeta lutea sequence GCGGAAACGCTTCAACAGGGCAATACGCTGATCAATCTGTCTATCCGTCAAGGTCATGGTTCCTCCTCGTTTCAGCCTACCCCCGAATGCTTACCCCGGGTCGTTCCTGGGGTTTCACATCTACCTTTCCGGCAATCTGCGCCCAGGCTTCCCGTATCTCGGTAAGATGGTTTACCACAACCTGTACCGGTTTCGGATCCTTCTGGATATTCGCCTCAAGAAGCTGCTCATTGAACCAAACATACAGGCTGAACATTCCCTGGGCGAAATCGCCCCCCTGCTCCATATCCAGGGAGACCATCAGCTCGGTAATTATATCCCGGGCCTTTAAGATTGCGTTATTAACCTTGTCCAGCTGTTTCGAACCCGTTTCCAATAATTCAACGGCAATCTTCAGCTGACGAATTGTCTCATCGTACAGCATTATCACAATCTGACCCGGACCGGCAGTCTTCACCCGAACCTGTTTGTACGCAGCGGCTTGATAATTCGTCATTGCCATACCCTTTCCTTCCTTTCCTATTCTTACCTCAACTAGTGCGCAAACGGTTGAAGCTATTCCCGCCTGGGTCGCTAACCCTGGATTGGTTCCTGGATTGTGCCGCTAGGTCTGGCATAGGTTACAACCTTCGGCGCACCATTCTTACCTCGGTTCCTACTGTGCATTATCTATTAACGTCGATACCGGTACGACGGAGTAACCGGCCTCAAGAATGTTGTTAAGCAGGATGTCGAGCTTGTTAAACAGATAATCATCCCGACCGCCATCCGGTCTATCGTCTCCGGGTTTTCCCACCCGCAGAGACAGTATAGAACCGGGTTTTTTCCGTGACAATACCGATTCTACTAATTCTGCACTAGGATAGTATAACCGGGAAATACCGGTCTCATCCCGCTTGGGCACCCAGTCCAGACTGTCAACATCCCGGCCGACATACTGGTAGTTCATGGCCTGGCCTGCCTTCAGGATGGTAGGGTTGGTCACATAGTACGGGGCGTGCCATAGCAGACTCAACTCCCGGCCAGTTATCTCGAAGAAGGTATCCTCATTCCTGGCTAAGCCTTGCTTAATGAACTGTTCAGTTATCTGGTACCGAGAATCGGACATATCAAAATAGATCGAAAATAGGGAACCAATCTCATGGCCCGAATCCGCGATCTCCCGAACCGCTCCGGGATGCCGTTCCATAAACTCACCATTTAAAAAGAATGTCCCGCGTAGGCCGTATTCAGCCAGGGTATTAAGAATAACGGCCAACCCTTCTACCGAATCAACCGCATTAAACACTAACGACAGTTCCCTGCGCCGTATGCGTGAGCCGTGCTGGAAAATCTCCGGGCTCCGGGGCTCGTCCCTATCGGGAAAGGCCTCGAACCGGGTTTTAGGCGGATTAAAGAGAGGAACAGTACCCACAGAAGCAACATTGCGCAGCATAATCATATTGCGGTATCGCCCTGACGCCTGCTGCTCCAGGTATACCCGGTACGAATCCGAGGCGACCTGGGGCTCCGCCAGGAACGCCTGTTCCGCCGCATCCAGACTCGCTGCTTGGGTACCAGCTTCCTCAGAATTTAAGGCTATCCAGGTCTGGGTCTCCCCATCCCATTCCCAGGCTCGTCCATCGGGCCCAAGGGCGCGGATGCCCTCTCCCCTGGAGCCGAACCCGATCCTGGCTATCTGGCTTAGAAATAGAACTCTGCTCGTACCAGCTGCCGGATTTACCAATTCGGTAATGCGGCTGCCGGCAATAATCAGCTGTGAATTGGTCACAAATAAGGTCTTTAGCGGATCGGGATGACTGATCCGGTGCTGGGTTTCCCATGCCGGGTAGGACTTTAGCTCAACCCTGTCGGCATACACCACCGCTGCGGTATCCTCCTGAGGGCTGAGCTGGAT is a genomic window containing:
- the fliS gene encoding flagellar export chaperone FliS, producing the protein MAMTNYQAAAYKQVRVKTAGPGQIVIMLYDETIRQLKIAVELLETGSKQLDKVNNAILKARDIITELMVSLDMEQGGDFAQGMFSLYVWFNEQLLEANIQKDPKPVQVVVNHLTEIREAWAQIAGKVDVKPQERPGVSIRG
- a CDS encoding polysaccharide deacetylase family protein, which translates into the protein MAQAEFSSLRINDENQVVFTAQAEAPSFNRYSTGFLSKPTEKTLEQLSFFPEELLLLPNSQSLQIQNRFGLFRTGSDFTGTQPVERSGSFIQGGEIQIGKIDPMIASPDGLWIAYVKPTSPAFGNLVLLNLETQKETVISNRVERDLNHPEVVWSPKSDFFVYHKGNSLFYLSIEQHNQNRMLSESYRRIGAGQMSNIRWGRGNELYYITGSLVYQILGVEFFTRSLYQEFLKIGRIVGKIPFSFDPSFDRFWISPDGSQILLDKGGRNIYLYFLQNNDYTSTGSTIELPYLYLPRNSRVDQVIWSSAGVITLLTKGIAQGSISTSLYTLDVSQPRDSYSFEGLTDQGVRSIQLSPQEDTAAVVYADRVELKSYPAWETQHRISHPDPLKTLFVTNSQLIIAGSRITELVNPAAGTSRVLFLSQIARIGFGSRGEGIRALGPDGRAWEWDGETQTWIALNSEEAGTQAASLDAAEQAFLAEPQVASDSYRVYLEQQASGRYRNMIMLRNVASVGTVPLFNPPKTRFEAFPDRDEPRSPEIFQHGSRIRRRELSLVFNAVDSVEGLAVILNTLAEYGLRGTFFLNGEFMERHPGAVREIADSGHEIGSLFSIYFDMSDSRYQITEQFIKQGLARNEDTFFEITGRELSLLWHAPYYVTNPTILKAGQAMNYQYVGRDVDSLDWVPKRDETGISRLYYPSAELVESVLSRKKPGSILSLRVGKPGDDRPDGGRDDYLFNKLDILLNNILEAGYSVVPVSTLIDNAQ